One Candidatus Omnitrophota bacterium genomic region harbors:
- a CDS encoding iron-containing alcohol dehydrogenase, with the protein MQNFTFWNPVKIIFGEGTIPQIGPETKKYGKKALFVYGKSSIKKNGVYDQAVQSLQAAGVEIVEFSGVKPNPVLSHLNEGIALAKGEQADVVVAVGGGSVLDESKAIAAGAKSDGDVWDFFLGKREVEDALPLLTILTLAATGSEMNCGAVVTNEETKQKFNVNSPCLFPKVSILDPTTTCTVPMNYTAYGAVDAIAHSIEGYFTSADSWTPIQDRYVEGLIASIMDSAGRLLKNPADYQGRASMMWAATLALNGLPLAGIGPCGFPNHAIEHSLSALYDIAHGAGLAIVIPGWMKYASQKNPAKFAQFAQRVFHMAEDGSPTQTAAKGIEALKAWFKKIGCPVSLADAHIPSTDIDIIADNATMLAKKWRLNDYTKETIANVLSLCQ; encoded by the coding sequence ATGCAGAATTTTACCTTTTGGAATCCCGTAAAAATTATATTCGGGGAAGGAACCATTCCTCAAATCGGACCGGAAACGAAAAAATATGGAAAGAAAGCCTTATTCGTTTATGGGAAGTCCAGCATCAAAAAGAATGGCGTTTACGATCAGGCCGTCCAATCCTTGCAGGCCGCCGGAGTGGAGATCGTCGAATTTTCCGGAGTGAAGCCCAATCCCGTTTTATCGCATCTCAACGAGGGCATCGCTTTGGCGAAGGGCGAGCAGGCGGATGTCGTCGTCGCCGTGGGCGGCGGCAGCGTTTTGGATGAATCTAAGGCCATCGCTGCTGGGGCTAAATCGGATGGCGACGTTTGGGATTTCTTTTTGGGGAAGCGAGAAGTCGAAGATGCGCTGCCTTTACTTACGATTCTTACTTTGGCCGCGACGGGATCGGAGATGAATTGCGGCGCCGTCGTTACTAATGAAGAGACGAAGCAGAAATTCAACGTCAATTCTCCATGTTTATTTCCCAAGGTTTCGATTCTCGATCCAACAACAACTTGTACAGTTCCTATGAATTATACGGCTTACGGCGCGGTTGATGCTATTGCCCATTCGATTGAAGGGTATTTTACATCGGCGGATTCATGGACGCCGATCCAGGATCGTTACGTAGAAGGCTTGATTGCCAGCATCATGGACAGCGCCGGCCGCCTATTGAAGAATCCAGCCGATTATCAAGGCCGAGCCTCGATGATGTGGGCGGCGACGTTGGCTTTGAACGGTTTGCCCCTCGCCGGCATCGGCCCATGCGGCTTTCCCAATCACGCCATCGAACATTCTCTGAGCGCGCTCTATGACATTGCGCACGGCGCCGGTCTGGCCATCGTCATTCCGGGATGGATGAAATACGCATCGCAAAAAAATCCCGCCAAATTCGCCCAATTCGCGCAGCGCGTCTTTCATATGGCGGAAGATGGATCGCCAACGCAAACCGCCGCCAAGGGAATCGAGGCTCTGAAAGCATGGTTCAAGAAAATCGGCTGCCCCGTGAGTCTGGCGGACGCCCATATTCCCAGCACGGATATTGACATCATCGCCGATAATGCGACGATGCTGGCGAAGAAATGGAGATTGAACGATTATACCAAAGAGACGATTGCGAATGTCTTATCTTTATGTCAATAA
- the glpK gene encoding glycerol kinase GlpK, which yields MKYILALDQGTTSSRAILFNEQGRIVNIAQKEFTQIFPQPGWVEHDPEEIWASQMAVAAEVMARAGAASGDIAAIGITNQRETTVVWDRKSGQPIGNAIVWQDRRTAYLCEELKSAGYETAIRQKTGLATDAYFSGTKIKWMLDHIPNARKRAEAGELAFGTVDSWLVWKLTWGKIHITDASNASRTLLYNIHTGEWDEELLAMLEIPAAMLPKACSSSEVYGETAADIFAQPIPIACLAGDQQAALFGQMGLKSGMAKMTYGTGGFLLLNTGAKAAVSKNNLLTTIAWKIGNRTDYALEGGIFIAGAVAQWLRDGLGLIRTSEEIESLAASVADNGGVYMVPAFAGLGAPHWDSYARGIIAGITRGTTAGHIARAALESIAYQAADALEAMEADSSLAIGELRVDVGAAANALLLQFQADILGIPIVRPKIVETTALGAAYLAGLAVGFWQSVEEIAEQWSVDRIFEPAQDRDKVRQLRAGWRKALERSKAWEDK from the coding sequence GGAACAACGAGTTCGCGCGCTATTCTTTTCAACGAGCAGGGGCGGATCGTAAACATCGCGCAGAAGGAATTTACTCAGATTTTTCCCCAGCCCGGTTGGGTGGAACACGATCCCGAAGAGATTTGGGCGTCGCAGATGGCCGTGGCGGCGGAGGTCATGGCTCGGGCGGGCGCGGCTTCCGGCGATATCGCCGCCATAGGGATAACCAACCAACGGGAAACTACCGTCGTTTGGGATCGAAAAAGCGGTCAGCCTATCGGCAACGCCATCGTTTGGCAGGATCGGCGCACCGCTTATCTATGTGAAGAACTTAAATCCGCGGGCTATGAAACGGCCATTCGCCAAAAAACCGGCCTGGCGACCGACGCTTATTTTTCCGGAACGAAAATCAAGTGGATGTTGGATCATATCCCGAACGCCCGCAAGAGGGCGGAAGCGGGAGAACTGGCTTTTGGAACCGTCGATTCCTGGTTGGTTTGGAAGTTAACGTGGGGGAAAATCCATATCACCGACGCCAGCAACGCTTCCCGCACGCTGCTTTACAATATCCATACGGGAGAGTGGGATGAGGAACTTTTGGCGATGCTGGAGATTCCCGCCGCCATGCTGCCCAAGGCATGTTCCTCCAGCGAAGTTTATGGCGAAACCGCCGCCGATATTTTTGCGCAACCGATTCCCATCGCCTGTCTGGCGGGCGATCAACAAGCGGCTCTCTTTGGTCAGATGGGGCTGAAGAGCGGCATGGCGAAGATGACCTATGGCACCGGTGGTTTTCTTTTGCTCAATACCGGCGCTAAAGCCGCCGTCTCCAAAAACAATCTTCTTACGACCATCGCGTGGAAAATTGGAAACCGGACGGACTATGCGTTGGAAGGCGGCATTTTTATCGCGGGCGCCGTGGCGCAGTGGCTGCGGGATGGGTTGGGATTGATTCGAACCTCTGAGGAGATCGAATCGTTGGCGGCATCCGTCGCCGATAATGGTGGAGTGTATATGGTTCCGGCTTTCGCTGGGTTGGGCGCTCCGCATTGGGACTCTTACGCTCGCGGGATCATCGCCGGAATCACGCGAGGGACGACCGCTGGACATATCGCCCGCGCCGCGCTGGAAAGCATCGCCTATCAAGCGGCGGACGCGCTGGAAGCGATGGAAGCCGATTCCAGCCTGGCTATCGGCGAACTGCGGGTTGACGTCGGAGCGGCGGCTAACGCCTTGCTGCTGCAATTTCAAGCCGATATTCTGGGGATTCCCATCGTTCGCCCCAAAATCGTGGAGACGACGGCGCTAGGCGCCGCGTATCTTGCGGGACTTGCCGTTGGCTTCTGGCAAAGCGTCGAGGAAATCGCTGAACAATGGAGCGTGGATCGAATTTTCGAACCGGCGCAGGATAGGGATAAGGTTCGGCAATTACGCGCCGGATGGCGCAAGGCGCTGGAACGGTCGAAAGCATGGGAAGATAAATGA